The sequence below is a genomic window from Sinorhizobium terangae.
ACTCTATCTTCTTGTAGACGTGCCCGCTCACAGCAACCTCCTCGGGTTCTGATTGATCCTGCAGCGCCGTGCGCCTTTTCAGGCGCAGAACGGTCGCTGCAGCACTCTGAATTGCTGCATGTTTAAATCGGCTCCGATTTAAACACGCAGTATTCCGAAGACCGCCCTCGAGCAGCGAAGAGTGCGACGGCGCGCTCACATCGCCAATCATCGAGGGCGATAGCGGCCAGCATGCGCCCGTTAGATCGCGATTGCCAGCCGGCGCGTTCGGAATTTGCGGAGCCTACCCGCCACAGACGGAGGAGCGCCAGGCGAGATCGGCGTTCAGTCAAACCGATGATTTGGCGCGGAAGGATCTTCCGCGCTCTCCTTGCCGAGCCATGTCACCGCCTCCCGGGCGATCGCTCGGCCGGCTGGGCGATGTGGTCAATCGGCTTCAAGGAGTTCGGCATTGCCATCATCAGCGGGCGGCTGATACCTGTCCTTCCCCGTCGCGGGCGAGCGTCTGACCAAGGGCGCCGCCGTTCTCGCCGCGGCTCCGGGCGCGATCGACGACCTGAGGAAGTTGGCGAGTCTCTGAACGGTGCGGCCGCTGTGCTCGCTGGCGATGGTTATCCGCCGGGACAAACACGTCAACCACGGTATCAGGGAACTGAGCCGCGGGTTTCGGGTGAACAATCCATAAAATCCGTGGGTTGCGGGATTCTTGAATTGAGCTCGATTTGAGCGTAAAATTAACCTAGCAATTCAAAGCGTTACAGCGACCGTGCGACCGATGCAGCGGAGCTGAAACGTCAGGCGCACGCGAGGGTGACGCTTTGGCCAAACTTCATACGTGGAGGTTGTCATGCCAAACACTCTCATTGCGGGAAAAAGGGCTCAGGACTGGGCCAACCTGGTCCTTGGGGTGTGCTTGTTCCTCTCTCCCTGGGTCATCGGTTTTGCGGTTGACGCCGTGCCGACCTGGAATGCCTGGATCGCCGGCATCGTACTCGGCGCGCTGGCGATTGCTGCGCTTTCAGCCTTCGCAGAATGGGAGGAATGGGTGAACATGGTGATCGGCCTTTGGCTGATCGTTTCTCCCTGGCTGCTCGGCTTTATGGCAAACATGAACGCGATGTGGACACACGTCATTCTTGGCGTGCTCGTCGCGGCACTGTCGGCCTGGGCTGTCTGGGACTATCGCCACCCACAGTCGCATGCCTGAAGCGCGTCGCGTTCAATCGGACTGATGCGACGCGTTAGGCCATGGCTTTCTTGCATGTCGCTGTCCCGACACGGCTGCATACTTTTGGGCGACATGCATGAGACAGCATGATTTCTCAAAGGGCTACAGCGTCCTTTGTGCGTCTGAAAAGACGCGCGGCGCTGTAGTCAGAGGGTGGCGAGTCCTGTGGTAAGTCCCCTCCGAAACTCGTCCAACAACAATTGCTCTCGACCGAGATAGCGGGGCGAGAAATGCATGGAACGCATCTCGAGACGCCTGCGGCTGCGGCGATACTTCCCGCCTGAGAGGCCGTCAGGTGCCTCTTGGAAGCTGCGATGGCCTTCTCCCCATCAAGATGTGAAGAGCTCCGCCCGACCCGATCTCTTTCCTGATAAAATCTTGCGGTCGCCGCGGAGCCACAGTTCTCAAGCCATCCCGCGCCCACCTGCATCCCCTCTGTCAACCGCTCGGCAGCCAGGCCCCGATGTGGACCTTCACCTCAGGTGGCGGCTCCTGTGGGACTCGGCTTTACCTCAGAAGCCTCAAATTGGCGGCGGAGGCACGCAGCGACTGGAATTCCGACCAAGTGACCGGAACGTTGAAATCAGCCGTTGACCTCAACGTACCTTTAGGAAGCATTGTCATGTTGAAGAGGTTTCGAGACATCAAGAGGAACATGCATGCAAAAGAAACCGGCACTCCTGAACCGTGCTCAATGGGCTGAAAAGGAGGACGTTTGGAAAGGTGGATTCGAAGGTAACGTGTTTGGCACCGACATCTCCGACGCCGATCTGAAGGCGATCGCCAGGCGGCAGAAGGAATTCGAGGCGGCCGTGAAAACCGGCAACCACCTGCAGATGTCGGAAGCGAACAAGCAATTCCACCTGGCGATCGCCCATGCCGGCAAGAATCTCTACCTTGCTTCGTTCTACGAGCGGCTGTTGAACCAGGGCCAGCGCATGCTGCACTTGCATTTCGAATATCTGGAGCGGACACATGAAGGCTATCTCCTGACCGACGAGCACAACCAGATGCTCGAGGCGATCCGGGCGAAGAACGTCGACCTCGCCGACGAGCTGGCCCACGCCCACACGCGCCAATTCCAGCAGAACTTCATCGACTTCATGCGCGAGAACTACACGACGGGCGTCTCACTCGGGCGGCGAAAGGCAGCGGAATAGATGCGTATCGGTTTCGTTGGCACAGGTGCGATTACCGAGGCGATGGTAACGGGTATCGCCGGCTCCGATCTTGATGTCGCGGAGATCCTCGTCTCGCCGCGCAACCGCGAGACCGCCGCGCGGCTCGCGGGCCGGTTTCCGTCGGTGCGGATCGCCAAGAACAATCAGGAAGTCGTCGATAACACCGACATCCTGTTTCTCGCCGTCCGGCCGCAGATCGCGGAAGAGGTTATCGGCGGACTGGCGTTCCGGCAGGGCCAGACCATCGTCAGCGTCATCGCGGCAACGGATCGTTCGAAGCTCGTGACCTGGATCGGGGAAGAGGTCGAACTCACCCAGGCGATCCCGCTCCCCTTCGTCGCCGATCGGCAAGGCGTTACCGCGATCTACCCGCCCAACTCCCGGATTGCCGCGATCTTCGCCGCGATCGGCCGTGCAGTGGAATGCGAGACGAAGGACGAATATGACCTGCTCGCCGTCGCCAGTTCCCTGATGGGAACCTACTTCGGCATCCTTGATCGCACGACCGATTGGCTGGCTGAGAAGGGTATGGCCCGCGAGAAGGCACGTAGCTATCTGGCGCCGCTCTTTGCCAGTCTGGCGCAGACAGCGGTCAGCGCCGATCAAACGCCATTGGACATTTTAAGGCGTGAGTTTTCGACGCCAGGCGGCTTGAACGAGCAGGTTTTCGAAGATTTCGACCGCGGCGGAACACGGGTGCTGACCGATGCGCTCGAGCGGGTGCTGCGCCGTGTCCAAGGATAACACGGCGCAAGCTCACGACCGCTTCCGCATGATAACGACAATCGGAACTACCATGCATGGACGCCAATCCCGCAGTATGAAATCATATGGTCATGTCCACTGCTTCCATCATCGGAGGGGCCGGTCAGATCGGGCTTGCCGTGGCGGAGCGCCTCGCCCGCGACGGTTGGGAGGTTCGGCTGGTCAGTCGAGCGCCGCCGCCAATCTCTGGTCCGTGGCAGCACGTTGGCGTAGATCGCGAGGACCGCGATGCATTTCGCAAAGCGCTTTCGGGCGGAGCGGATCTTCTACTCGACTGCATCGCCTTTGACCAACGACATGCCGATCAGTTGCTGGAGCTACAGGATAATTTCGGGCGCCTGGCTGTGATCTCCAGCGCCAGCGTTTACTGCGACGCGCAGGGCCGGACGCTCGACGAGGCAAGTCAGTGCGGCTTTCCCGCCTTTCCGGTGCCGATCTACGAGAATCACCGCACGGTGGAACCGGGACCACAGACCTATTCAACGAGAAAGCCGCGATCGAACGTCGTATCCTGCATGGAGCGAGCTCTAAGGTCACGATCTTGCGACCCTGCGCGATCCACGGGCCTTACAGCAAGCACGCGAGGGAATGGTGGTTCGTAAAGCGTCTGCTCGATGGTCGCAGGCGCATCCCGCTTGCCTATGGCGGGCGTAGCCGGTTTCAGACGACCTCGACGCAGGCGATCGCTGAGGCGGTGTGTTTCTCGCTGAACTCCGACCAGTCGCAGGTGCTGAACGTCGTGGACGCCGACGCGCCGACGGTCGCTGAAATTGCTCGCGCGATCATGGATTCCATGGACCGGCATGCCGATCTTCTGGGGCTTCCCGACGTGCCCTATCCTCCGACCCGCGGCGTAACGCCGTGGTCGGTCGAAAAGCCGATCGTCTGCGCCTCTTCTGTTCCGAGCACAGCAACCTATGCAGAAGGAGTCGGGCGCGCCGTGCGCTGGCTGATCGCAGCGACGCAAGACCGGGACTGGCGGGAGGTGCTTCCCCAGCTCGCCGCGTATCCTGCGCACTACTTTGACTATGCTGTCGATGATCAAGCGCTTGCAACAGCCGGCGTGAAGCACATTTCCATTTGATGGCCTCTTGGGTTCCCTCGCCACCATCATTTGCGGAAATGGTTGATCGAACCGGAAAGCGATGTGCTCAGTTGCGTGCCCTGACCGAGCCGCGCCGGTTGGGCTTAATGCGGGGATGCATGCGCCAAGACGGCTCTAGGTAGCTTGAATGATCGTGTTCCTGGACTTCGAAGCATCGTCGCTTGCGAAAAACAGCTTTCCGATTGAAGTCGCCTGGGTGTTCGAGAATGGCGACGCGCGGACGAGCCTTATCCGCCCGGCTGCCGCATGGGACGATTGGGCCGCGGAGGCTGAAGCCGTGCACGGGATATCGAGAAGCCAACTCGAGACGGAGGGTGTATCCGTCGACATCATCGCGGCCGAAATGGTGGAGAGCCTGTCCGGCCACCGGTTGTATGCGAGCGCGCCGTCCTGGGATGGCAAGTGGCTCAGCGTGCTCCTGCGAGCCGCGGGTTTTCCGCGGCATGCTCTTCGGCTCAACGTGTCCGATGACGCCTTTGCCGACGCCGCGAGAGCTGTGCTTGGTCGCGACGTAGCCGAGACGGTCGTTGCTGAAATCGTGTCAGCGGTCACGGCGCGTACGCAGCCAGCGACAAGGCCCCACCGCGCCCTCCCCGATGCCATGCTCGAGTTGGAACGCTGGCGGCTCATCAGACAGGAGGCGACTGCTCTGGCTTCGAAGTCATGACGACCATCTGGGGAAAAAGATATCCATGAGTGAGCGCGGCGCACGCGCGCTTGCTTGAGTGTCAGCAATGAGATTGATACTCCTCAGACACAATCGCTGTGCGCAGCCGGGCCGGTGGGCCCCGTGTGATTTGACGCTGCGAAATGGCAGCAGGACGTGGGAGGAATAGCGCTTTGGCCGAAAACCCGCTTTACGACATCCGCGACGAACGTTTTATTTCCCTGATCGTTGGCAGCGCCGCGCTGGAAGAGCTCTATCGCGGCTGCCGTTGGGCGGAAGGGCCGGTCTGGTTTTCCGACCTCAATTGTCTGATCTGGAGCGATATTCCAAACGACCGGATGATGCGCTGGTCGCCGGAAGGGCACGCCTCGGTCTTCCGCTCACCCTCCAATTATGTGAATGGCAATACGCGTGACCTTCAGGGCCGGCTGATCTCCTGTGAACACGGAGGGCGGCGCGTGACGCGCACCGAATATGACGGCCGCATTACCGTGCTCGCCGACAGCTACCTGGGCAAGCGGCTGAACTCGCCAAATGACGTTGTCGTGCGCTCCGACGGCTCGATCTGGTTCACCGACCCGACCTACGGCATCATCTCGGACTATGAAGGCCACAAGGCAGAGCCCGAACAGGAGACGCGTAACGTCTATCGCATCGACCCCGTGTCGGGCGCAATCGTCGCCGTGGTCACCGATTTCATCCAGCCGAACGGCCTCGCCTTCTCGCCAGATGAAAAGCGGCTCTATATCGCCGACTCCGGATCGGCCGAGCATGAGGTCCCGAGCCATATCCGAGTTTTCGATGTGGCCGGAGATGGCACACTGGGCAACGGCAGCTATTTCTGCTCCATCGACAGCGGCAATCCGGACGGCTTCCGCTTTGACGTTGTCGGGAACCTGTGGTGCAGCGCGGCCGACGGAGTCCATTGCTTTGCACCGGATGGCAAGCTGCTCGGCAAGATCCTGGTGCCGCAGACGGTATCGAACCTCACCTTCGGCGGCCCGAAGAAGAACCGCCTCTTCATCACCGCCACCCAGTCGCTCTATTCGATCTATGTGAAGACGAACGGCGCGCAGCGTCCGTAAACGGGCACCACGCGATCGCCCGTTGAAGTCGCCAAGCCCTCAAGGCGCTCGTCTGATAAGGCGCGCGGCGCTGCGTGTTGCAAGGCGATCAGGTCGGTGTCGAACCCATCACCAAACCTTCGATATCATGCTTCTGAGTGACCGGGATCAACTCTTCGACAACCCTGCACACCAGATGTTTCTTCACCGCCTCCGGCAGGGCGTCGTAATAGTCCTTGGTCACCATCATGTCGTGCAATTCCGCGTGGCCTGCGCCGGGTGCGTCGGCGCCGAGAACCATGACGGGGCGGGCGATCGGCGAGCCGTGCTCCGTCCCGCGATGGATGGTGAGCGCGGAGCGGCACGAAATATCGCCGAGCTTCGGATATTTGCGGGTCGCGAGCTTCTGAAACTCGGGCCACTCTTCCTTGGGCGGAAACATCTCGTGTTTCCATTCGCGACCGTCGAGCCATTGTGTGCCCGGAGCGACCTCGAACGGGCCCATGTCCTCGGTGACGTCGACGCCCGTCAGGTTGAAGGCAAGCGAAGTGATGCGATGCTCGACATAGGTGTCGGGCGGCGAAGGGAAGTCGCGATGCCACGGCTGGTATTTGGCGCCTTGAAACGGCACGTCGAAACCGATTTCGACGATCTGGTAGTCGGGGCCGAGAACCGCCTCGCACATGCCGACGACAAAGGGGTGGGTAACGAGATCGACGAAGCCGGAAAAATCCTGCGGATGTATCTCGACATACCAACGCCGCGGGCCACGACCGACGGCGCCGCCCGGCCGCTGAATGGCGGACCAGAACGCTGTCATCATGTCCTCGCGCATCGCCTCCGCCCATTCACGCGAGAAGGCACCTTTCAGCCCGGTGACGCCGTCCCGCTGCAGGGTTTCGACGGCCGCAGCGAAATCAAAGTCAGCTTCGTGTGTATTTGCCGTTTGCATTGCATCTCCTCTTCGTTTCGGGTCTCCCCGGCGCGGAGCGTCGGTCTCGACCACGCCTCATGCCTTTTCCTCTCGGCGCGACATTAATCGTGCCTGAAGGACAACGACGATGAGTAGAAAGCCGCCCCGGATGACGGATTGCCAATAGGCGGAAAGCGAAATCCACCCGAGGCCGTTCTCGAAATTCAGGATGTTGAACACCATCGCCAGCAGCAGCGCGCCCGCCAGCGTCGCGCCGACGGAGCCGGAGCCGCCGGTCAAAAGCGTGCCGCCGACCACCACGGAGGCGATCGCAAAGAGTTCCCAGCCGACACCTTCGGTAGGCTGACCGGCGCCGAACTGCGAAGCAAGTATGACTCCGGCAAGCCCCGCCAGCGCGCCGGAGCCGAGATAGACGGCGATGAGCGTTCGCCTGACCTTGAGACCCATCAGCGCAGCCGTCGCCTCGCCGCCGCCGATCGCCAGCATGTGACGGCCGATGGGCAGGCGCTCCAGCACCAGCCATCCGGCGATATAGGCGAGAAGGCCAATCCAGGCCGGGATGGGAAAGCCCAAAAAATCGCCCTGGCCAATCTCCGTGAAGCCGCTGTCGTAGGAAACCGAAACCGACTGATTGCCGGCAAGCAGCAAGGCGGTCCCGTAGGCCGCAAGCATGGTCGCGAGCGTCGCGATAAAGGGCTGGATGCGCATGGCGGTGACGATGAAGCCGTTGAGCGCGCCGACGGCAAGGCCCGCCGCGATACCGCCGAAAAGACCTGCCGCCCAGTGATGGGGCGACAACAGCGCCGCGATAACGCTCGCCATGGCCGCCGCGCCGCCGACGGAGAGATCGATGCCGCCGGTCATGATGACGAAGGCCATGCCGAGCGCGATCAGGGCGAACATCGAGTTGTAACGCAGGAAGCTCAGGATGTTGTATTGAGACAGGAAATTGTCGTAGCGCAGCGCTCCGAACAGGATCAGGCCGAGCAGCGCCAGGATGACGCCGAGACGAGCCATGTCGCCGGGAGATCTGAGCGCAAGAGCCTTGAGCAACGCGTTCATCGATACCTCCTTCACGACTTTCCGGCGCGCTGCTGGATGAACACCGCAAGCACGATCAGAGCCGCCTTGACGATCAGCGCGGCGGCGTCGGGGACACCGTTGGCAAGCAGGGTGTAGCGCACGAGCTGGATGACCAGCGCGCCGATCACCGTGCCGATGATATTCGCCCGGCCTCCGGTCAGCAGCGTGCCGCCGACGGCGACTGCGGCGATCGCATCGAGCTCCATGCCGAGACCGACGAGGTTGGCGTCGCTCGCGGAATTGCGCGCGACGACGATCAGGCCGGCAACCCCCGCAAGCGCGCCGCTGATCATGTAGACGAAGAGCTTGACGCGGTGCACGGGAATGCCGGTTAGCCGGGCTGCCTTCTCGTTGCCGCCGACCGCGATGATCTGCCGCCCGAAGACCGTGTAGCGGATCGCCGCCCAGGCTATCGCCGCGATCACCGCCATCAGGATCACCTGCGCGGGAATGCCGGCGACGCGTCCCATCGCGATGAACTGGAAACCTTCGTTCCTGAAAACCTGCAGGTTGCCGTTGGTCATGACCTGCGCGATGCCGCGGCCGGCGATAAAGAGCACGAGCGTCGCGATGATCGGCTGGATCGCAAAGCGGGTGACCAGAAAGCCGTTGAACAGACCGAGCAGTCCGGTGACGGCGACCGGCATAACGAGCGCAAGCGCCACCGCGACCGGCATGTTGGCAATCGGAAAGAGCGTTCCCATGAAGATCATCGGTGCAAGGGCGCCGGCAATCGCCATCAGCGAGCCGACGGAGAGATCGATGCCGCCGGTGGCGATCACCAACGTCATGCCGATCGCGACGATCACGATGGTCGCAACCTGGGTGAGATTGACGTTGAGCGTCTGCAGCGACAGGGAGTTCGGCGTGAAGACGACGTTGAACAGGATCAGCGCAAGGAAGGCGGCGAATGTGCCGTAGCGCCCGGCCAAACTGAAGAAACGTTTGCCCGAGGGGACGGTGTTTGCGCCGGCCTGCGTTTCGATCGTCGTCATGCTATTCCACCTGGTGCGCCATGGCGGCGAAAAGCGCCGCCTCGCTCAAGTCCTTGCGCGGGAGGACGGCAACCGAGGTTCCGTCGCTGAGGACGGTAACCTGGTCGGCTGCGGCCAACAGTTCCTCGAGTTCCGACGAAATCATCAGGACCCCCAGACCTTCATCGGCGAGCCGACGCAAGAGGCGGAGGATTTCCGATTTCGCGCCGATGTCGATGCCGCGGGTCGGCTCGTCGACGATCAAGAGCTTCGGATCCGTGCAGAGCCATCGGCCCAGCAGGACCTTCTGCTGGTTGCCGCCGGAAAGTTCCTTGATCGGCTGGTCGGGCGAGGCGCATTTGATCCCGAGCGCCAAGATATAGCGCTCGACGATTTCGTCCTGGCGTGCATGGTCGATGATGCCGGCGCGGTTCAGTTTCGGCAAAAGCGCGAGCGTCATGTTTTCGCGGATGCTCATGTCGGGGATGATGCCGTCGACCTTCCGGTCTTCGGAAACGAGCCCAATGCCGTCGGCGATGGCGTCCGCGGGCTGGCGATACGAGCGCGGTTCGCCATCGTAGCGGATTTCGCCGCGTTCCATCCGATCGGCGCCGAAGATCAGGTTCGCGGTTTCTGTTCGGCCGGAGCCGAGCAAGCCGGCAAGGCCTGAGATTTCCCCTTCGCGAACCGTAAGGCTGACATCGCGGACACGGACGCCGGAGCCGGCATTCTCTACCGACAATCGCACGGATCTCTGCGTGCTCTCGTCGGCGTCCTTCGCGATCGCCTCGAAAGCCGCAAGCTCCTTTCCCAGCATGTGCCGCACCAGGGCCAGCTTGGGCATGTCCGCCATTGCGCTCGTGGCGACGGTCTTCCCGTCACGCATGATAGTGACGCGGTCGCAGATCCGGTAGAGCTCGTCGAGACGATGGCCGATGAAGATGACCGAGACGCCGCGGCGCTTCAGCGTTCGGATCGTCTCGAAAAGAATGGCCACTTCCCGCTCATCGAGAGACGAGGTCGGTTCGTCCATGATGACCAGCCGCGCGTTTTGCGTGACGGCCCGGGCGATCGCCACCATCTGACGGGTGGCGGCGCTGAAGCGCGCGACCGGCGCCTCGACATCGATCTCCAGGTTGAAGGTTCTAAGGACCGCAGTGGCACCCTCTCGCATTGCCCGGCGATCGATCAAGCCGTACCGGCGCGGCTCGCGCGACAGATAGATGTTTTCGGCAACGGAACGTTGCGGCGCGAGGTTGATCTCCTGGTAGATGGTCGCGATACCCTGGGCCTGGCTCTCCGCAGGCATCGAGAAAGAGACCTCGTTTCCGCCAAAGACGATCGACCCCTCGTCCCGCCGGTAGGCGCCGGTGAGAATCTTGATCAGTGTCGACTTGCCGGCGCCGTTCTGCCCGACAAGCGCCATCACCTCGGCTTCGCCCACTTCGAGCGACGCCGAGCGCAGCGCGGGAATGCCATTGAACGACTTGGAAATGCCCTGCATGGACAGAAGCATTAGTCCCTCCGGATGCCGATCTGTCTTCTGCCGCCGACCGCCGACAATTGCCGCCTGGGCATAGCTGATTGTATCACGCCGAGCTTTCGTTGCATCGCGCCAATGGCCGGAGCGGCATTGCCGCGCCGGCCGGGATAAGGCAGGTGTCAGTAAGCGTTGGCGAGTTCGGCCGCCGCGTTGGACGAGTCGTAGAACTTGTCCTCGTTTATGACCCAGGGATCGATCTTCTCACCCTTGGCATAGCGCAGCATCGTCTCAAAAGCCTTAGGCCCGAAGCGCGGGTTGCATTCGACGACCGCCGCGATCTTTCCATCGATCACGGCCTGAACCGCCTCCTTGCCGCCGTCGATCGACAGGACCAGCACGTCCTTGCCCGGAACCTTGCCGGCCGCTTCGATGGCGGCAATGGCGCCGATCGCCATTTCGTCGTTGTGCGCATAGACGATATCGGCGTCGGGATGTGCCTGCAGCAGGGCTTCGGCGACCTGCCTGCCCTTGTCGCGTGCGAAATCGCCCGTCTGCGAGGCAACAATCTCGAAACCACCTGCCGCCTTGATGGCCTCGTCGAAGCCTTTCTTGCGGTCATTGGCGGGTGATGAGCCGGTTGTCCCTTCAAGCTCGATGATCTTGGATTTGCCGTTGGCATTCTTGACCAGCCACTCGGCAACGCGCTTTCCTTCCTCGATGAAATCCGAGCCGATGAATGTGACATAGTCCTCCCCGGCCTTTGCAAGCGCCGGGTCGACGCTACGGTCGAGCAGGATGACGGGAATGCCGGCCTTCTTGGCGGCCATGACCGCCGGGATCAGGGGCTTTTCTTCGCGCGGTGCGAGGAAGATCAGATCGACGCCCTGTGCGATCATCGAGTTGACGTCGGCCACCTGCTTGGCGGCGGATCCCGCGGCATCGGTGTAGACCAGCTGATGGCCGAGCTTTTCAGCTTCGGCTTTCATGCTGTTGGTCTGGGCGATGCGCCAGGGATTGTTGGACTCCGTCTGTGCGAAGCCGACCTTGTATGTTTCCTTCTGTGCCAGCGTCGGCAGCTCAGCGAAGGCGACCGTGCCGGCAACGGCGATTGCGCCGGCCGCCGTAGCGGCAAGCATGAAGGCGCGACGTGAAATCCTGTTCATCGTGAGTTCTCCTCCCGGTTTGCCGGTACTCCTCTACCGGATGCGAGCACTTTGTGCTTCACATGGGCAAACCTTGCGCTAATAATATTAGCAGTCAAGGCTAAAGTTATTAGCACTTGCAAAAAATCAATGCGGCGCTGCAGCGCCGGCAGGGGACCGAAATGGCAAAAGACAACGGACGCAACGTGACGCGGAAGGAAGCGAGCGGTGGCCGGCCGACGATGACGGACGTGGCGCGCATCGCCGGCGTGTCGCAATCGAGCGTGTCCCTCGTTCTCAACGAAATGTCCGGCGCCCGCATTTCGGCTGAAACCAGGGCGCGCGTGCGCGAGGCAGCGCAAAAGATCGGCTACAGGCTGCCCAACACAAGACAGGATCTTGCCCAGGCGCCCGCGATCGAGAAGGATACGATCGCTTTCATCGTCGATGAGATCTCCACGAGCCCGCATCCGGTCGTCAGCCTCGACGGGATTCGCGACTATGCATTCGAGCAGGGCCTGCTCGTCTCCGCCCACGCGACCCGTTCCAACCCTGACCTGGAGAGCGCGGTGCTGCGCGCCGTTTTGCGTGACCCGGCGATCGCCGGTGTCATCTACGCGACCATCTTCACCCGCAAGGTCAGCGTCCCGCCCGAACTCGCAAACATTCCGACTGTGCTGTTGAACTGCTATGCCGAGCCGCGCCAGCATATGGCGATCGTGCCGGGAGAGGTCGCCGGCGGCTTCGCGGCAACGGCGCATCTGACCTCCCTCGGACATCGACGCATCGGCTTCATCAACGGCGAACCGTGGATGGACGCCGCGTTCGACCGCCTCAAGGGCTACAAGCAGGCGCTCGCCACGGCCGACGTCGCCTTCGACGAGGCATTGGTGCGCGACGGCGACTGGCTGCCGCTACGCGGCTACGAGGCGGGCCTCGATCTGCTCGCCATGGAAAATCCCCCGACCGCGATCTTCTGCGGCAACGATCTGATGGCGATCGGCGTGCTGGAGGCAGCTTCCGAGCGCGGGCTGCGCGTGCCAGAGGACCTGTCGGTGATGGGCTACGACGATCAGGAACTTGCGCGCTACACGCATCCGCCACTCTCGACGCTGGTGCTGCCGAACTATGAAATGGGCCAGAAGGCGGCGGAAATTCTGATCGATATGGCGATCCATGGAAAAAGGCCGCGTCCCATGACGATCAAGGTCGATGGGCCGCTGGTCCAACGGGGGACGACCGCGATGCTCTCGCACGCGTCCGCACGCAGGCGCTGACGCAGAGGAGCGAAAAAAGCGCCGGCCCCGCGAGGCCGGCACTGTTTTTCGCCAATCCCCGTCACGCGGGCAGTTGAATCGCACTCACGTGGCCGGCGTAAAGTTCCTTGGCAAAAATGCAGGCGGCAGTATGCGCCGGCGACACGGTCGTGTGCAGTGGCGGCGTTTGCGCGCAAGCATCAACCGCGAGCGGGCACCGTGTCCGGAAACGGCAGCCGGACGGCGGGTTAGTCGGGCTTGGAATTTCGCCCGCTATCAGTGGAACCTTGCGCTGTCGTTCCACGATCGGGTTCGCGTCTGGTACCGACGCCAAAAGGAGCTGTGTGTACGGATGACTCGGCCGCTCATAAAGTTCTGCCGAGGGACCAAGCTCGACGATCTTGCCGAGGTACATCACATAGACGCGCGTGGCCGCCTGCCGGACGAGCGCCAGATCATGCGCGATAAACAGGCAGGCCACGCCGAGGTCCTGCCGCAAACTCAAGAACAGGTTCATAACTTGCGCACGGATTGACAGATCGAGCGCGCTGACCGGCTCGTCGCAGATCAGGACTCGCGGCTCT
It includes:
- a CDS encoding SPW repeat protein, with product MPNTLIAGKRAQDWANLVLGVCLFLSPWVIGFAVDAVPTWNAWIAGIVLGALAIAALSAFAEWEEWVNMVIGLWLIVSPWLLGFMANMNAMWTHVILGVLVAALSAWAVWDYRHPQSHA
- a CDS encoding reductase, producing the protein MRLSRLSGADLRESPHGGTGTTDLFNEKAAIERRILHGASSKVTILRPCAIHGPYSKHAREWWFVKRLLDGRRRIPLAYGGRSRFQTTSTQAIAEAVCFSLNSDQSQVLNVVDADAPTVAEIARAIMDSMDRHADLLGLPDVPYPPTRGVTPWSVEKPIVCASSVPSTATYAEGVGRAVRWLIAATQDRDWREVLPQLAAYPAHYFDYAVDDQALATAGVKHISI
- a CDS encoding ABC transporter permease, with amino-acid sequence MNALLKALALRSPGDMARLGVILALLGLILFGALRYDNFLSQYNILSFLRYNSMFALIALGMAFVIMTGGIDLSVGGAAAMASVIAALLSPHHWAAGLFGGIAAGLAVGALNGFIVTAMRIQPFIATLATMLAAYGTALLLAGNQSVSVSYDSGFTEIGQGDFLGFPIPAWIGLLAYIAGWLVLERLPIGRHMLAIGGGEATAALMGLKVRRTLIAVYLGSGALAGLAGVILASQFGAGQPTEGVGWELFAIASVVVGGTLLTGGSGSVGATLAGALLLAMVFNILNFENGLGWISLSAYWQSVIRGGFLLIVVVLQARLMSRREEKA
- a CDS encoding phytanoyl-CoA dioxygenase family protein; translation: MQTANTHEADFDFAAAVETLQRDGVTGLKGAFSREWAEAMREDMMTAFWSAIQRPGGAVGRGPRRWYVEIHPQDFSGFVDLVTHPFVVGMCEAVLGPDYQIVEIGFDVPFQGAKYQPWHRDFPSPPDTYVEHRITSLAFNLTGVDVTEDMGPFEVAPGTQWLDGREWKHEMFPPKEEWPEFQKLATRKYPKLGDISCRSALTIHRGTEHGSPIARPVMVLGADAPGAGHAELHDMMVTKDYYDALPEAVKKHLVCRVVEELIPVTQKHDIEGLVMGSTPT
- a CDS encoding ABC transporter permease, translating into MTTIETQAGANTVPSGKRFFSLAGRYGTFAAFLALILFNVVFTPNSLSLQTLNVNLTQVATIVIVAIGMTLVIATGGIDLSVGSLMAIAGALAPMIFMGTLFPIANMPVAVALALVMPVAVTGLLGLFNGFLVTRFAIQPIIATLVLFIAGRGIAQVMTNGNLQVFRNEGFQFIAMGRVAGIPAQVILMAVIAAIAWAAIRYTVFGRQIIAVGGNEKAARLTGIPVHRVKLFVYMISGALAGVAGLIVVARNSASDANLVGLGMELDAIAAVAVGGTLLTGGRANIIGTVIGALVIQLVRYTLLANGVPDAAALIVKAALIVLAVFIQQRAGKS
- a CDS encoding transcriptional regulator, which translates into the protein MIVFLDFEASSLAKNSFPIEVAWVFENGDARTSLIRPAAAWDDWAAEAEAVHGISRSQLETEGVSVDIIAAEMVESLSGHRLYASAPSWDGKWLSVLLRAAGFPRHALRLNVSDDAFADAARAVLGRDVAETVVAEIVSAVTARTQPATRPHRALPDAMLELERWRLIRQEATALASKS
- a CDS encoding SMP-30/gluconolactonase/LRE family protein yields the protein MAENPLYDIRDERFISLIVGSAALEELYRGCRWAEGPVWFSDLNCLIWSDIPNDRMMRWSPEGHASVFRSPSNYVNGNTRDLQGRLISCEHGGRRVTRTEYDGRITVLADSYLGKRLNSPNDVVVRSDGSIWFTDPTYGIISDYEGHKAEPEQETRNVYRIDPVSGAIVAVVTDFIQPNGLAFSPDEKRLYIADSGSAEHEVPSHIRVFDVAGDGTLGNGSYFCSIDSGNPDGFRFDVVGNLWCSAADGVHCFAPDGKLLGKILVPQTVSNLTFGGPKKNRLFITATQSLYSIYVKTNGAQRP
- a CDS encoding pyrroline-5-carboxylate reductase yields the protein MRIGFVGTGAITEAMVTGIAGSDLDVAEILVSPRNRETAARLAGRFPSVRIAKNNQEVVDNTDILFLAVRPQIAEEVIGGLAFRQGQTIVSVIAATDRSKLVTWIGEEVELTQAIPLPFVADRQGVTAIYPPNSRIAAIFAAIGRAVECETKDEYDLLAVASSLMGTYFGILDRTTDWLAEKGMAREKARSYLAPLFASLAQTAVSADQTPLDILRREFSTPGGLNEQVFEDFDRGGTRVLTDALERVLRRVQG